The genomic interval TTCTGGAGGACCATTTAACCGTTGACCTTTTAACCATTAACCTTTTTGCCTTTTTCGAATATTCCAATTGATAATTAACCATTAACAATTAAAAAATAATGACAACAAGAAGAGATTTTATAAAAAGTGCTGCCCTGGCTTCTGCAGGAGTTGCAGTTGGTAGTAATGCTTTTAGTGCATCCAGCTATCGCCGCATAGTAGGCGCTAATGACAGAGTTCGCGTTGGTATTATTGGTTTTTCAGATCGTTTCCGCAGTTCTCTGGCGCCAAGTTTTGCCGAACATTCCAAAGATCTGAACTTTGAATTTATGGGCGTTTCGGATATCTGGAACCGCCGTCGCGATGAGGCTGAAAGTTTTATCAAAGGCAAAGGCTGGTCGGCAAGTGAATTTGTGAAAGCACGGAATAATGAGGAACTGCTTGGACGCAAAGATGTGGACGCCGTGATAATCAGTACTGCTGATTTCCAGCATGCTTTACATTGTGTTGAAGCGGTAAAATCCGGTCGTGATGTGTATGTGGAAAAACCCTTTGCTGAATCATTGGCCGATGGAAAACTGGCACTGAAAACAGTGGAAGGTTCCAAGCAAATTGTACAGGTAGGTTCGCAACGCAGAAGTGCGCCAAACTATCATGCCGCCAATGACTTTATCAAATCGGGTAAGTTTGGTGATATTTCGATGGTTGAAATGACCTGGAATGTAAATCAGCCTGGCCGGTGGAGAAGAAAAGAACTGGTTGAGCAAATCAGAAAGGAAGATACCGACTGGGACCGCTTTTTGCTGAATCGCCCTAAGGTTGAATGGAACCCGCGTTTTTATTTAGAGTTCCGTTTGTTCTATCCGTATTCATCAGGTCTGCCGGGTCAATGGATGTCGCATCAGATTGATACGGTTCACTGGTTTTCAGGCTTGGAAGCGCCTCGCAGCGTAGTGGCAAACGGAGGTATTTACGTTTGGAAAGACGGCCGTACAAATGCTGATACATTCTCAGCTACGTTTGATTACGGCCCGTTTGATAATCCGGATAAAGGCTTCCAGGTGATTTATTCTGCTCGTATGCACCAGGCTGCTGGTGATGTGAAAGAATATTATTACTCGAATGGCGGTATGATAAATCTGGATACAAATAAGATTACTTCGGAAGGTGGATTGAAAGAAAAAGATGCGGCGGCAATGGGTATGAAAGCCAATTTGTTGCCGGAAACATCTCTGAAAACGGATGATAAAGTTTCTACGGACGCTAATACAGGTTCTGACCCGATGACATCACTTCACATGCGTAACTGGATGGAATGTGTACGGAGCCGTAAAGAACCTAATGCTCCTGCCCGTGCCGGTTTCAACCATTCGGTGGCAAACATTATGTCCACGCAGGCACTGCACACAGGTAAAAAGGTTACCTGGGATCCCAAGAAAAGTGATATTGTTCTAAGTTAAATTTTTTAAACGCACTTTTAAACGCATGGTAAAAGGGAGTCTGACGCTGAGTTTCATGAGATTTTAATAAAAAATAACTTTGTGAAACTCTGCGCCAAATCCATCAAACTCTGCGTTTAAAATGCGTTTAATATAATCCGGCAAACAGGTGAATCTAAAAAATACAATTACGGTACTAGCACTTCTTTCGTTTTCTGCCATTCCGGGTTTTGCCCAAAAGGTTGATCTGGTTGATAATAAAAAGGATAAAAAGGTTGAGGTTAGTATTGATGGTAAGCCATTTACATCATATTTCTATCCGGGAGAGGATGTATTGAAAAAAGCGGTGCTTTATCC from Dyadobacter sp. NIV53 carries:
- a CDS encoding Gfo/Idh/MocA family oxidoreductase, translated to MTTRRDFIKSAALASAGVAVGSNAFSASSYRRIVGANDRVRVGIIGFSDRFRSSLAPSFAEHSKDLNFEFMGVSDIWNRRRDEAESFIKGKGWSASEFVKARNNEELLGRKDVDAVIISTADFQHALHCVEAVKSGRDVYVEKPFAESLADGKLALKTVEGSKQIVQVGSQRRSAPNYHAANDFIKSGKFGDISMVEMTWNVNQPGRWRRKELVEQIRKEDTDWDRFLLNRPKVEWNPRFYLEFRLFYPYSSGLPGQWMSHQIDTVHWFSGLEAPRSVVANGGIYVWKDGRTNADTFSATFDYGPFDNPDKGFQVIYSARMHQAAGDVKEYYYSNGGMINLDTNKITSEGGLKEKDAAAMGMKANLLPETSLKTDDKVSTDANTGSDPMTSLHMRNWMECVRSRKEPNAPARAGFNHSVANIMSTQALHTGKKVTWDPKKSDIVLS